The genomic segment CGAATGCTATACCAAGTCCCAGAAACAGGATAGCGAGGCCAATATAGAGTGTTAGTAGTGGTATGTCACAAGGCCCACCTGACAGACTATATGTGTAAGAGATTATTCCTATTCCGGTAAGCACTGCCGTAATGGCAATGCTCACGATAGACACATAAGCGATTGGTAAAAATCCAATCAAAAGGGCGAGCAAGCCCAAGCAGGTCAGTCAATGCCCATTTGCATTAATAGACCCCCAAAATCCCCCATTGCCACCCCCCTCAATGGTATAACTCCCAGCGCCAGTATTCGGATCGATAGTGACAAAGCCCGCCCCCGTCCACCCACTTTGCGTGATCGGCCGCTCATGGATCGTCACCTCGTATCCCGCATCCAGTGCCTGCTGAATTCTGCTCTTGGTCTCGTAGCTGTGCGCCGACAGTTCATTGTTCACAATGCCCGGGTTGTCGTTGTAGACCCTTTGCGTGATCGTGTAAATCCTCTGCCCCTGGGTCGCTGCGATACCCAGGGCCCTGACGGCACTGATGCCTTGCGGGCAGGCCGGCAGGCCCGCCGTGGGCGTTGTCGTTTCCTGCAGATTGCATGTCGCCGGGTCGTTGAAGAAGCGCTCCGGGATCGCATGCTCGAGCGCGCTCATGTGCTGGCCCCGCAGCCGGTTGTAGACAATCCACTTGGCCGGGTCGTTGTCCTTGGTCCAGGTGATGTTTCTGATGTGGCCAATGTCGAGGTTCACTCCCGGGAACGTCACCTTGCGCACCACGCCCCAGCTAAGGACAGGCTCTGCCACGGTATGCAACAGACCGTAGGACAGGCCGGGGTTTTCCACGATTTCCGCCGGGTTTTGACTCAACCGGCTGTGGCTTTCTGCTGCGGCAAACCAGCTCCAGATCGTCGCTGCCAGCAACTGCCCGCTGATCTGCTCGCCGGTGAGGCGGGTTGTGTCATTGGCCTGCAACTGGTTTCGGGTTTGTTCGAGGCGGGCTTTGAGGCGCTCGAGCTGCGCTGTGCTCACCCCGCCAGCGCTGATGCCGATGGCCGTGACCTGACCTGCCGTGTGGCTCGCGTCCGGTGTCAAGTCCCATTGGGTGGGGTCATCGAGCCGCGTAAAACCGCCCTGGCCCTGCAGGTCGGTTCCCATCGTGACGGCGCTGCCGCCTTGTGCCACCACCTGGCCGTCCAGCGTGATCCGGGGCTTGAGTCGGATCAGGTACCCCGGCAGGCTGCCGGGCAGTTCGCTGGGCTGAATCGGACTGCCGTCTGCGTGGGGTTTGGGCAGGTAGCTGGCGATGAGGTCGCTCGTGGCCTGGTCTGCCGGCTCGTAGCTCAGTGTCAGGCGTTTGCCGGCCAACCGGCTGGTGGCTTGACGGTAGCTCAGCAGTTCGTTGCCCCATCTGTCGCTCAAGGTGTAGCTGAACTTGTGCTGCAGGCTGTCCGGTACAGCCGCCGCTTGCTGGCCGGTTTGCACGATGGCCAAGGGCGTTACCCCGGCAAGCACGCTGTGCACGGTTTGCGCAATGATCTTCTTGCCGATCACGTCAGCCACGGAGGCATCGGGCTTTTGGCTGTCGATGTAGGTCTTGAGCCGGTTCTGGTACTGCTCGAGATGGCTTCGGGCGGCGGCCTGGTTGAGGTTTTGTACCCAGCCTTGCTGCTCATCGATGGTGGCACCCGTTTGGGCGGCATCGAGCAGTGCCTGCGCGTGCAGCGGCACAGCGGTTTGCAAGTCCATGCCGGCT from the Verminephrobacter eiseniae EF01-2 genome contains:
- a CDS encoding transglutaminase-like domain-containing protein, with product MHSHNTLTPWHPWLRPIARLSIGALLCHALLPLSALAQHGAAPISPTDQAQIQRLAQWQQRIEQAKITRARAAQPMGSRVSERTSRNLSRVHELLKGIKARTERAPAGMKDLGSTMAAKTAKAAPTTGQADPAELEQIGALLGAIDADTDTVLADFAAQRQALQTQQVSAEILARHDQTQGELKQRANELRGIIGQWRQARSAAVLGALYAYFERYPAARVDNPVDPAKLPWSNPPPNQRLPAESRAAWWRNLHPGQAVKLAQAGGGSTGIEFRIPPEPGLAPRPEDLAETPEVTLTPDIRAKALELKNNPVVIHNWVRNHIEWVPTWGAIQSAQDTLDKRRGNAVDIASLQIALLRAAGIPARYQWGTVDMPAAQAMNWVGNASNPRAALQLMNRGGIAARALVQGGTIQSIRFEHVWVQAYVNWSPGRGHHNASATQHVNPNGPLNAWVALDASVKQYRYAAGMDLQTAVPLHAQALLDAAQTGATIDEQQGWVQNLNQAAARSHLEQYQNRLKTYIDSQKPDASVADVIGKKIIAQTVHSVLAGVTPLAIVQTGQQAAAVPDSLQHKFSYTLSDRWGNELLSYRQATSRLAGKRLTLSYEPADQATSDLIASYLPKPHADGSPIQPSELPGSLPGYLIRLKPRITLDGQVVAQGGSAVTMGTDLQGQGGFTRLDDPTQWDLTPDASHTAGQVTAIGISAGGVSTAQLERLKARLEQTRNQLQANDTTRLTGEQISGQLLAATIWSWFAAAESHSRLSQNPAEIVENPGLSYGLLHTVAEPVLSWGVVRKVTFPGVNLDIGHIRNITWTKDNDPAKWIVYNRLRGQHMSALEHAIPERFFNDPATCNLQETTTPTAGLPACPQGISAVRALGIAATQGQRIYTITQRVYNDNPGIVNNELSAHSYETKSRIQQALDAGYEVTIHERPITQSGWTGAGFVTIDPNTGAGSYTIEGGGNGGFWGSINANGH